A region of Esox lucius isolate fEsoLuc1 chromosome 3, fEsoLuc1.pri, whole genome shotgun sequence DNA encodes the following proteins:
- the LOC109615179 gene encoding uncharacterized protein LOC109615179 isoform X2 encodes MGDVAIGEGVMRYLMTTIISKLQFGFSLDLGGMGRTLLFEGEPDHLVPAASEALIESNLFRVAGRMLAHTFDGPHITGLSPAVIHVQFNGDPEMATVVTEDCPDLHIKSIIELLEHEELTLEQKDTVSDLSMSWDLPAVTKSNWRWLHNKLLLHAVIGRTMRQIKQLRKGLKDVMVWPLLTSRPDVVPLLFPKKAKMQFTPQINAPRKNHLPHHWLSKDVH; translated from the exons ATGG GTGATGTTGCTATCGGAGAGGGAGTGATGCGGTACTTAATGACAACAATCATATCCAAACTCCAGTTTGGATTCAGTCTAGATCTTG GAGGAATGGGCCGAACACTGCTATTTGAGGGTGAACCTGACCATCTTGTTCCAGCAGCATCAGAGGCACTTATTGAAAGCAACCTCTTCCGGGTTGCAGGAAGGATGTTGGCCCACACCTTTGACGGTCCCCATATCACAGGATTAAGTCCTGCTGTAATTCATGTACAGTTCAATGGGGACCCTGAAATGGCAACTGTTGTTACAGAAGACTGTCCTGATCTGCACATCAAGAGCATCATAGAACTG CTTGAACATGAAGAACTTACACTGGAACAGAAGGACACAGTTTCAGATCTTTCCATGTCTTGGGATCTTCCGGCAGTCACCAAATCAAATTGGAGATGGCTACATAACAAACTTCTACTCCATGCA GTCATTGGGAGGACCATGCGCCAAATTAAACAGTTGAGAAAGGGACTGAAAGATGTGATGGTGTGGCCCCTGCTGACATCTAGGCCAGATGTTGTCCCACTTCTTTTCCCCAAAAAGGCTAAAATGCAGTTCACACCCCAGATAA atgCTCCTAGAAAAAATCACCTGCCGCATCACTGGCTTTCTAAGGATGTTCATTGA